The proteins below come from a single Prolixibacter sp. NT017 genomic window:
- a CDS encoding amylo-alpha-1,6-glucosidase — MLDIRTENKNNTLSAEWLVTNGIGGYASSTVSGANTRRYHGLLVAALNPPVERKVMVSKVEETIVTDDGNFELGSNFYPGVIYPEGYKTIESFERTPLPKTVFYKRGHRLSKTIFMVHGSNTTVVEYENVGTEKTKLQLNPMFLYRDYHSLYKEDDSFCHYYDMENSSLQIFACDHSEPLFFKYSAGKFNANYFWHKNNEYPREQERGQDFLEDTFSIGYVEINLSPGERIFLMFSDVSEMLAQNPEILKQDELLRLKLLNPKNNTNQFFADLAATADQFIVFRESTQSYSIIAGYHWFTDWGRDTMIALQGLGIALGKKVISKSILNTFFKSIDKGMLPNRFSDNEKDTPEYNTIDATLWLFDTLYKYYLKFGDADFVKENLHHLEEIIKWHFKGTRYNIHLTKQGFLSGGERISQLTWMDARIGDYVVTPRQGMPVEIQALWYNALQVYLFFANELQEKPTPFQSKIQKTAETLKKNFKMYFLNENGYLNDVVQLDKSADAAIRPNQVYAISLSFPILDKETGKSILDTVDKYLFTSYGLRTLSPEHKDFRPVYEGNQWERDTAYHQGTVWPFLLADYFQACLYVFGLTPEVQEKLKESVQVLQQHFYEDGCVNGIAEIFDGLNPGRGKGTVNQAWSVSALIQLLSHSKQL, encoded by the coding sequence GGCATTGGCGGATATGCCTCGTCCACGGTTTCGGGCGCAAATACACGCCGTTACCACGGTTTGCTGGTGGCAGCGCTCAATCCTCCGGTTGAACGCAAAGTAATGGTATCCAAAGTGGAAGAGACCATTGTTACCGATGACGGGAATTTCGAACTGGGTTCGAATTTTTATCCCGGCGTAATATATCCCGAAGGGTATAAAACCATTGAAAGTTTTGAACGAACCCCCCTTCCTAAAACAGTATTTTACAAAAGGGGGCATCGCCTTTCAAAAACTATTTTTATGGTTCACGGTTCGAATACCACGGTTGTTGAATATGAAAATGTGGGAACAGAAAAAACAAAACTACAACTCAACCCCATGTTCCTTTACCGCGATTACCACAGCCTGTACAAAGAGGATGACAGTTTCTGCCATTATTACGACATGGAAAACAGTTCGCTTCAGATTTTTGCCTGTGACCATTCAGAGCCTCTTTTCTTTAAATATTCAGCAGGAAAATTTAACGCAAATTACTTTTGGCATAAAAACAACGAATATCCACGTGAGCAGGAACGCGGGCAGGATTTTCTCGAAGACACTTTTTCAATCGGATATGTTGAAATCAATTTGTCGCCGGGGGAAAGAATATTCCTGATGTTTTCCGACGTTTCTGAAATGCTCGCGCAAAATCCGGAGATATTGAAGCAGGATGAACTGTTACGATTGAAACTATTAAACCCAAAAAATAATACAAATCAGTTTTTTGCTGATTTGGCAGCAACAGCCGACCAGTTTATCGTTTTTCGCGAATCGACCCAAAGTTACTCCATTATTGCCGGTTACCACTGGTTTACCGACTGGGGCCGCGATACGATGATTGCCTTGCAGGGATTGGGTATCGCTCTGGGTAAAAAAGTAATCAGCAAATCAATTTTGAACACTTTTTTCAAAAGCATTGACAAGGGAATGTTGCCCAATCGTTTTTCGGATAACGAGAAAGACACGCCCGAATACAATACCATCGATGCCACACTTTGGCTGTTCGACACGCTGTATAAGTATTACCTGAAATTTGGCGATGCAGATTTTGTAAAAGAAAATCTTCATCACCTCGAAGAAATTATAAAATGGCATTTTAAGGGAACACGTTATAATATTCATCTTACCAAACAAGGGTTTTTATCTGGTGGCGAGAGAATTTCGCAACTTACCTGGATGGATGCACGGATTGGCGATTACGTGGTAACTCCACGACAGGGAATGCCCGTGGAAATTCAGGCGCTATGGTATAACGCTCTTCAGGTTTACCTCTTTTTTGCCAATGAATTACAGGAAAAACCCACTCCTTTTCAAAGCAAAATTCAGAAAACCGCAGAAACGCTGAAGAAAAATTTTAAAATGTATTTTCTGAATGAAAATGGGTATTTGAACGATGTAGTTCAGTTGGATAAATCAGCAGATGCTGCCATCCGCCCCAACCAGGTTTATGCGATTAGTCTTTCTTTTCCCATTTTGGATAAGGAGACCGGAAAAAGCATTCTGGATACGGTTGACAAATACCTTTTTACATCTTACGGATTACGGACCCTTTCGCCCGAACACAAGGATTTTCGCCCGGTTTACGAAGGGAATCAGTGGGAACGCGATACAGCATACCATCAGGGAACTGTTTGGCCCTTCCTGTTAGCCGACTATTTTCAGGCTTGTTTATATGTTTTCGGCCTTACACCTGAAGTACAGGAGAAATTGAAGGAATCCGTTCAAGTTTTGCAACAGCATTTTTACGAAGATGGTTGTGTCAACGGTATTGCCGAAATATTCGACGGATTGAATCCGGGACGTGGAAAAGGGACAGTCAATCAGGCATGGTCGGTTAGCGCGTTAATACAATTGTTGTCACATTCCAAACAGCTTTAA
- a CDS encoding MIP/aquaporin family protein: protein MQLLITLQKNWRTYLIEAWALGMFMVSASLFVILVEHPALPYRNLVESAVLRRLMIGLAMGVTAILLIYSKWGKRSGAHMNPAVTLTYHMLHRISFQDTFWYILFQFMGGFLGVAIFKCFFFGYISYPAVNYVVTIPGPQGNWPAFATEFLLSFIIIVMVLFSSNSKKLAPFTGYMVGVFLTLAITFTAPLSGMSINPARTVASALTSGEWQGWWIYFAGPVSAMLFGGYLYRFWYRKEHNGNCTTMRMHLSGYQHDCTTYEVLGPAKFLQKN, encoded by the coding sequence ATGCAACTTCTAATCACATTACAAAAAAACTGGAGAACGTATTTAATTGAAGCCTGGGCCTTGGGAATGTTCATGGTTTCGGCAAGTTTATTTGTCATTTTGGTTGAACACCCGGCTTTGCCTTATAGAAACCTGGTTGAATCAGCCGTTTTAAGGCGACTGATGATTGGCCTTGCAATGGGCGTGACGGCAATCCTTCTTATATATTCAAAATGGGGAAAACGTTCGGGTGCGCACATGAATCCTGCGGTAACACTTACTTATCACATGCTTCACCGCATCTCGTTTCAGGATACCTTCTGGTATATCCTGTTTCAATTTATGGGAGGTTTCCTGGGAGTTGCCATTTTTAAATGTTTCTTCTTTGGTTACATCTCATACCCGGCAGTGAACTATGTAGTAACAATCCCCGGCCCACAAGGCAACTGGCCGGCTTTTGCCACCGAATTTCTGCTCTCGTTTATCATTATCGTTATGGTACTTTTCAGCAGCAATTCAAAAAAACTGGCTCCTTTTACGGGATATATGGTGGGTGTTTTTCTCACGCTGGCCATAACTTTTACTGCCCCACTTTCAGGAATGAGCATTAACCCGGCACGTACAGTGGCATCAGCTTTAACTTCAGGCGAATGGCAGGGTTGGTGGATTTATTTTGCCGGCCCGGTTTCAGCCATGCTTTTTGGAGGATATCTCTACCGGTTTTGGTACCGGAAAGAGCACAATGGCAACTGCACAACAATGAGGATGCACCTTTCGGGATATCAGCACGATTGTACAACTTACGAAGTTCTTGGCCCGGCAAAATTTCTTCAAAAAAATTGA